From the genome of Bacteroides sp. MSB163, one region includes:
- a CDS encoding DUF3137 domain-containing protein: protein MDYVDFDSLAQKLAPTLQVLENKRKELLRKGRSEGLAYAAIFFVVGVIALLILKLEGIFGPIVIVVISVIIFITCINNKSKIFSSFYKEEVVDEIIHAFCPNATYSPNDGVGEELFRNSGLFTSPDRYHAEDLIEGCLDKTSFICSEVHAEERRARSTKNGVQYYWEDIFKGFLFIADFHKEFQGETTLLRNSLFKVKMGASRVKMENPDFEKVFDVFSTNQIEARYLITPSMMERMLKLDSNFKKGVTISFRNSTILVAIPDSKNRFEADVWSSLNDMSILKSDFAVLQSLLDIVDELNLNTRIWSKE, encoded by the coding sequence TGCAAGTTCTGGAAAATAAGCGTAAGGAACTCCTGAGGAAAGGGCGTTCAGAGGGTTTGGCTTATGCTGCCATTTTTTTTGTAGTAGGAGTGATTGCTTTGTTAATACTTAAATTGGAAGGGATCTTTGGACCGATAGTTATTGTTGTTATTTCTGTAATCATTTTTATTACTTGTATCAATAATAAGTCGAAAATATTCTCCTCTTTTTATAAAGAAGAAGTGGTAGATGAAATAATCCATGCTTTTTGTCCGAATGCGACCTATTCTCCGAACGACGGAGTGGGTGAGGAGCTTTTTAGAAATAGCGGACTGTTTACTTCTCCCGACCGTTATCATGCCGAAGATCTGATAGAAGGATGTCTGGATAAAACCAGCTTTATTTGTTCCGAAGTACATGCTGAAGAGCGTAGGGCTCGTTCTACCAAGAATGGAGTGCAGTATTATTGGGAAGATATTTTCAAGGGATTTCTTTTCATTGCTGATTTTCATAAGGAATTTCAGGGAGAAACGACCCTCTTACGGAACAGTTTGTTTAAGGTTAAGATGGGAGCTTCAAGAGTGAAAATGGAAAATCCCGATTTTGAAAAAGTTTTTGATGTCTTTTCCACGAACCAGATTGAGGCCCGCTATCTGATTACCCCTTCCATGATGGAAAGAATGTTGAAGTTGGATAGCAATTTCAAGAAAGGAGTTACCATCAGTTTCCGGAATTCTACGATTCTGGTCGCCATTCCGGATTCAAAGAACCGGTTTGAAGCAGATGTGTGGAGTTCTTTGAACGATATGAGCATCCTTAAATCAGACTTTGCAGTGCTTCAATCCTTGTTGGATATTGTAGATGAACTGAACTTGAACACACGTATTTGGAGTAAAGAGTAA
- a CDS encoding YicC/YloC family endoribonuclease encodes MIQSMTGYGKATAELSDKKINVEIKSLNSKAMDLSTRIAPLYREKEIEIRNEIAKALERGKVDFSLWIDKKDACELVTPINQDVVVAYYERIRTISETTGIPAPEDWFSTLLRMPDVMTKNDIQELSEEEWKAVHATVLQAIRNLVDFRIQEGAALEKKFREKISNIAKLLASVDPYEKERVEKIKERITDALEKTISVDYDKNRLEQELIYYIEKLDINEEKQRLSNHLKYFINTMEDGSGQGKKLGFIAQEMGREINTLGSKSNHAEMQKIVVQMKDELEQIKEQVLNVM; translated from the coding sequence ATGATACAATCCATGACCGGATACGGTAAAGCGACCGCTGAACTGTCCGATAAGAAAATCAATGTAGAAATCAAATCGCTCAATAGTAAAGCGATGGATCTGTCAACCCGCATCGCTCCCCTCTACCGGGAAAAAGAAATAGAAATCCGTAACGAAATTGCTAAGGCACTGGAACGTGGTAAAGTGGATTTCAGTCTGTGGATTGATAAAAAAGATGCCTGTGAACTGGTTACTCCCATTAATCAGGATGTGGTTGTGGCGTATTACGAACGGATTCGCACTATCTCCGAAACTACCGGTATCCCTGCACCCGAAGACTGGTTCTCTACTTTGCTCCGCATGCCGGATGTGATGACAAAGAACGATATTCAGGAACTGAGCGAGGAAGAATGGAAAGCTGTGCATGCCACTGTGCTTCAGGCCATTCGGAACCTGGTTGATTTCCGTATACAGGAAGGCGCGGCTTTAGAGAAGAAATTCCGCGAAAAGATTTCAAATATTGCCAAGTTGCTGGCTTCTGTTGATCCGTACGAAAAAGAGCGTGTAGAGAAAATCAAAGAACGCATTACAGATGCTTTGGAAAAGACCATCAGTGTGGACTATGACAAGAACCGTTTGGAGCAGGAACTCATCTACTACATTGAGAAACTGGATATCAACGAAGAAAAACAACGTCTGAGCAACCACTTGAAATACTTCATCAATACTATGGAGGATGGAAGCGGACAAGGTAAGAAGTTGGGTTTCATTGCCCAGGAAATGGGACGTGAAATCAATACGTTGGGAAGCAAGTCCAATCATGCTGAAATGCAGAAGATTGTAGTGCAGATGAAGGATGAGTTGGAGCAAATCAAAGAACAGGTATTGAACGTGATGTAA